The Lysinibacillus pakistanensis genome includes a window with the following:
- the rsmI gene encoding 16S rRNA (cytidine(1402)-2'-O)-methyltransferase, with protein sequence MKSQKSTIHDQTGCLYLVGTPIGNLEDMSVRALRILKEADIIAAEDTRNTKKLCNYFDIETPLISYHEHNLIVGGEKLLALLQEGKTIALVSDAGLPCISDPGADIVEKAIAQNFPVVPVPGPNAALSALIASGLTPQPFFFYGFLNRGKKERRQQLEQLKKRQETILFYEAPHRLKETLKDMELILGNRRIVLARELTKKFEEFLRGSLNEAVEWSQNEEIRGEFCIILEGNSNFEEEDNEEVYWGKMSFVEHVDYIIAQEGVTSKEAIKEVAKLRQVSKRDVYNEYHN encoded by the coding sequence GTGAAATCACAAAAAAGTACCATACACGATCAGACAGGCTGTTTATATCTTGTAGGAACACCTATTGGAAATCTAGAGGATATGAGCGTCCGTGCACTACGCATTTTAAAAGAAGCAGATATCATAGCAGCAGAAGATACTAGAAATACAAAGAAGCTGTGTAACTACTTTGACATTGAAACACCTTTAATAAGTTATCATGAACATAATTTAATCGTTGGAGGAGAAAAATTATTAGCTTTATTACAGGAGGGAAAAACAATAGCATTAGTGAGTGATGCAGGTTTACCTTGTATTTCTGATCCAGGAGCAGATATAGTTGAAAAGGCAATCGCTCAGAATTTTCCGGTTGTGCCGGTCCCGGGTCCGAATGCAGCACTATCTGCTTTAATTGCATCTGGATTAACACCTCAGCCGTTTTTCTTTTATGGATTTTTAAATCGCGGAAAAAAGGAACGTCGACAGCAATTAGAGCAGCTAAAAAAACGTCAGGAAACAATACTGTTCTACGAGGCACCTCATCGCTTAAAGGAAACCTTAAAAGATATGGAGCTTATTCTTGGAAATCGTCGAATTGTATTAGCGCGTGAGTTGACAAAGAAATTCGAGGAGTTTTTAAGAGGGAGTCTCAATGAGGCGGTGGAATGGTCTCAAAATGAGGAAATCCGAGGAGAATTTTGTATTATCCTTGAAGGAAACAGCAATTTTGAGGAAGAGGATAACGAGGAAGTGTATTGGGGAAAAATGTCCTTTGTTGAACATGTCGATTATATTATTGCTCAGGAAGGTGTTACATCAAAAGAAGCTATAAAAGAAGTAGCCAAACTACGTCAAGTATCTAAACGAGATGTATATAATGAATATCATAACTAA
- a CDS encoding AbrB/MazE/SpoVT family DNA-binding domain-containing protein — MKSTGIVRKVDELGRVVIPIELRRTLGIAEKDALEIYVDDDKIILKKYMPNMTCAVTGEVSDDNFRLVGGKLILSPEGAEMLVKEIQNNLKK; from the coding sequence ATGAAATCAACAGGAATTGTTCGTAAAGTCGATGAGTTAGGTCGTGTAGTAATTCCTATCGAACTACGCCGTACTTTAGGTATTGCTGAAAAGGATGCTTTAGAAATCTATGTGGATGATGATAAAATCATCTTAAAAAAATATATGCCTAACATGACATGTGCAGTTACTGGCGAAGTATCTGATGATAACTTCCGTCTAGTTGGAGGCAAATTAATTTTAAGTCCAGAAGGCGCAGAAATGTTAGTGAAAGAAATTCAAAATAACTTAAAAAAATAA
- the metG gene encoding methionine--tRNA ligase, producing MSEQNKTFYITTPIYYPSGKFHIGTAYTTVASDTIARYKRLRGYDVRFLTGMDEHGQKIQEKAAEAGKHPQEYVNEIADAAKRLWALMDISYDDFIQTTQERHTKAVEKIFQKFLDNNDIYKGEYEGWYCTPCESFFTETQLENGNCPDCGRPVHKVKEESYFFNMKKYADRLLAYYEENLEFIEPESRKNEMINNFIKPGLEDLSVSRTSFDWGIKVPGDPKHVIYVWVDALTNYITALGYLSEDETLFNKYWPADVHVVGKDIVRFHTIYWPIFLMALDLPLPKKVFAHGFIMMKDGKMSKSKGNVIYPEMLIDRYGLDATRYFLLRELPFGSDGVFSPESFVERTNFDLANDLGNLLNRTISMINKYFDGIIPTENLLPTEFDAALKEQAETVRIKYEESMEKMQFSVVLADLWTLVSRTNKYIDETQPWVLAKEETDKPKLGAVMRNLAESLHQIAVMLQPFMTSSPKRIIEQLGLDDRFLAWDTIETFGNTIPANIKVVEKGIPIFPRLESEVEIAYIRDEMRGSVKTLQEEEPKDQSKTSGIPEIPEISIDDFMKIDLRVATVTACETVPKADKLLKLQVDLGYEQRQVVSGIAKFYSPDELVGQKVIVVANLKPVKLRGELSQGMILAGEKDGILKLASVDPKLENGAKVK from the coding sequence GTGAGCGAACAAAACAAAACATTCTATATAACAACCCCAATCTATTATCCAAGTGGAAAATTTCATATTGGTACAGCGTATACAACTGTAGCATCAGATACAATTGCACGCTATAAACGTTTACGTGGATATGATGTACGTTTTTTAACTGGAATGGATGAGCATGGGCAAAAAATTCAAGAGAAAGCAGCTGAAGCGGGCAAGCATCCACAGGAATATGTGAATGAAATTGCAGATGCTGCAAAAAGACTATGGGCTTTAATGGATATTTCATATGATGATTTCATTCAAACAACCCAAGAACGACATACGAAAGCTGTCGAAAAAATCTTCCAAAAGTTTTTAGATAATAATGATATTTATAAAGGTGAATATGAGGGGTGGTACTGTACTCCCTGTGAATCATTCTTTACCGAAACACAACTAGAGAATGGAAACTGTCCTGACTGCGGTCGTCCAGTGCATAAAGTTAAAGAGGAATCATATTTCTTTAATATGAAGAAATATGCAGATCGTCTTTTAGCTTACTATGAAGAAAACCTGGAGTTCATTGAACCTGAATCTCGAAAAAATGAGATGATTAATAACTTTATTAAACCAGGGCTAGAAGACTTATCTGTATCAAGAACATCATTCGACTGGGGAATTAAAGTACCCGGTGATCCTAAACATGTTATTTATGTTTGGGTGGATGCCTTAACGAACTATATTACTGCTTTAGGCTATCTTTCAGAGGATGAGACATTATTCAACAAATATTGGCCAGCAGATGTACATGTAGTTGGAAAGGATATAGTTCGTTTCCATACAATATATTGGCCAATTTTCCTAATGGCGCTAGACTTACCGCTTCCTAAGAAAGTGTTTGCACATGGTTTTATTATGATGAAAGATGGTAAAATGTCTAAATCGAAGGGCAATGTTATCTATCCAGAAATGTTAATCGACCGTTATGGCCTAGATGCGACACGTTATTTCCTATTACGCGAGCTACCATTTGGTTCTGATGGTGTATTTTCACCAGAATCATTTGTGGAACGAACTAACTTTGATCTTGCGAATGATTTAGGAAATTTATTGAATCGTACAATTTCTATGATTAATAAATATTTCGATGGTATTATTCCTACAGAAAATCTTTTACCAACAGAGTTTGATGCGGCTTTAAAAGAGCAAGCTGAGACGGTGCGTATTAAATATGAAGAAAGTATGGAAAAAATGCAATTTAGTGTTGTATTGGCAGACTTATGGACACTTGTTTCACGCACGAATAAATATATAGATGAAACTCAACCATGGGTTCTAGCAAAGGAGGAAACAGATAAACCAAAATTAGGCGCTGTTATGCGAAATTTGGCGGAAAGTTTACACCAAATTGCCGTCATGTTACAACCGTTTATGACATCTTCACCTAAACGAATAATTGAACAATTAGGCTTGGATGACAGATTCTTAGCATGGGATACAATTGAAACATTCGGCAATACTATTCCAGCAAACATTAAAGTGGTAGAAAAAGGTATTCCAATATTCCCACGCTTAGAGAGTGAAGTAGAGATTGCCTATATTCGTGATGAAATGCGTGGTTCAGTAAAGACGTTGCAGGAAGAGGAGCCTAAAGATCAATCGAAAACTTCCGGGATTCCAGAAATTCCTGAAATTTCAATTGATGATTTTATGAAAATCGATTTGCGTGTAGCAACGGTAACTGCATGTGAAACAGTTCCGAAAGCAGATAAATTATTAAAGCTTCAAGTTGATCTTGGATATGAGCAGCGACAAGTAGTTTCAGGCATTGCTAAGTTCTATTCTCCTGACGAATTAGTTGGTCAAAAGGTGATAGTAGTTGCTAATTTGAAACCGGTGAAATTACGAGGTGAATTATCTCAAGGTATGATTTTAGCTGGTGAAAAAGATGGAATTTTAAAATTAGCTTCCGTCGATCCAAAGCTTGAAAATGGAGCAAAAGTTAAGTAA
- a CDS encoding TatD family hydrolase, with product MFIDTHVHLNADQYTEDLQEVIDRALEAKVETMVVVGFDRKTIEKTMQLIEQYDFVYGVIGWHPVDAIDCTQEDLNWIEELTAHPKIVGIGETGLDYYWDKSPKDVQQALFRKQIHLAQKVNLPIIIHNRDATGDVVRILREENAASVGGVMHCYSGSVETAHECIAMNFMISLGGPVTFKNARMPKEVATEIPLEHLMIETDAPYLAPHPYRGKRNEPAFVPLVAEEIARLKGLTIEEIAQVTTANAKKFFRIDV from the coding sequence ATGTTCATCGATACACATGTACACTTAAACGCAGATCAGTACACAGAAGATTTACAAGAGGTTATTGATAGAGCCCTTGAGGCAAAGGTAGAAACAATGGTTGTGGTTGGATTTGACCGAAAAACCATTGAAAAGACTATGCAACTGATTGAACAATATGATTTTGTTTATGGTGTCATAGGGTGGCACCCGGTTGATGCGATTGATTGTACACAAGAAGATTTGAATTGGATTGAGGAATTAACAGCACATCCAAAAATAGTTGGTATTGGTGAAACCGGGTTGGACTACTATTGGGATAAATCTCCGAAGGATGTTCAACAAGCACTTTTCCGCAAGCAAATTCATTTAGCGCAAAAGGTGAATTTACCAATCATTATTCATAACAGGGATGCAACAGGGGATGTTGTACGAATTTTACGTGAAGAAAATGCAGCATCTGTTGGAGGCGTTATGCATTGTTATAGTGGCAGTGTAGAAACAGCACATGAATGTATTGCTATGAATTTTATGATTAGCCTTGGTGGGCCGGTGACATTTAAAAATGCACGGATGCCCAAGGAAGTGGCGACAGAAATACCGTTAGAGCATTTGATGATTGAAACAGATGCACCGTATCTAGCGCCTCATCCATATCGAGGAAAGCGTAATGAACCAGCATTTGTGCCATTAGTGGCAGAAGAAATTGCGCGTTTAAAAGGGTTAACGATTGAGGAAATTGCACAGGTAACAACAGCCAATGCGAAAAAATTTTTTAGGATTGACGTTTAA
- a CDS encoding G5 and 3D domain-containing protein: MSNNSMKNLFLGSLRSKQTVIRIISLVLFVSVISFVLYQGTKQTVTLEANGEKIEVATHAKTVEQLLQDQNIDIAEHDKISPSLNTKIVNGLAISWEQAKEVTISVDGNQSKVWTTETLVKDILKEANIQVSEHDSLVQGLDTKVGADNKIDIQKAFPVALVDGVKERQVWSTSTTVANFLKQQGIQLNEFDRVENNLEDVLTPKSKITVVRVEKVIDVVEDSLDFAVEKKQDASLQKGKQKVMTTGEKGSISRTFEVVKENGKEVARNLKTEKVLKEPKKQVVAVGTKTVVASAATVSRGSAEPANGKEFYVTATAYTPYCKGCSGTSATGINLRSGAGLKVIAVDPSVIKLGSKVWVEGYGTAVAGDTGGAIKGNKIDILVQSDAQASKWGVKKVRIKVLN, translated from the coding sequence ATGTCAAATAATTCCATGAAAAACTTGTTCTTAGGATCATTGAGGAGTAAGCAAACAGTGATAAGAATTATTTCACTTGTCCTGTTTGTATCTGTAATTTCATTTGTACTTTATCAAGGTACTAAACAAACCGTAACGCTTGAAGCAAACGGAGAAAAAATCGAAGTAGCAACACATGCCAAAACTGTAGAACAATTATTACAAGATCAAAATATAGACATAGCAGAGCATGACAAAATATCACCCTCTCTGAACACCAAAATTGTTAATGGATTAGCAATTTCATGGGAACAGGCAAAAGAAGTAACCATTTCAGTTGATGGAAATCAGTCAAAAGTTTGGACAACTGAAACACTAGTGAAAGACATTTTGAAAGAAGCGAATATTCAAGTATCTGAGCACGACTCTTTAGTACAAGGTCTGGATACAAAAGTAGGAGCAGATAACAAAATTGATATTCAAAAAGCGTTTCCAGTAGCTCTTGTCGATGGTGTAAAAGAAAGACAAGTATGGTCCACTTCGACTACGGTCGCTAACTTTTTAAAACAACAAGGAATTCAGCTTAATGAATTCGATCGTGTCGAAAATAACCTCGAGGACGTTCTTACTCCGAAGAGTAAAATCACAGTAGTTCGCGTAGAAAAGGTTATCGATGTAGTGGAAGACTCTTTAGATTTCGCAGTTGAAAAGAAGCAAGATGCTTCGTTGCAGAAGGGAAAACAAAAAGTAATGACAACGGGCGAGAAAGGTTCTATTTCTCGAACGTTTGAAGTCGTGAAAGAAAATGGTAAAGAGGTAGCTAGAAATCTAAAAACTGAAAAGGTTCTAAAGGAGCCGAAGAAGCAAGTGGTTGCAGTAGGTACTAAAACTGTTGTGGCAAGTGCAGCGACTGTATCACGTGGTTCAGCAGAGCCAGCTAACGGTAAAGAATTTTACGTTACGGCAACAGCCTATACACCGTATTGTAAGGGATGTTCAGGTACATCTGCCACTGGCATTAATTTACGTTCAGGTGCTGGATTAAAAGTAATTGCGGTAGATCCATCTGTTATTAAGCTTGGCTCAAAAGTATGGGTTGAAGGCTATGGAACAGCGGTTGCTGGGGATACTGGTGGCGCAATTAAGGGTAATAAGATCGATATACTTGTACAATCTGATGCCCAAGCTAGTAAGTGGGGCGTAAAGAAAGTGCGTATAAAAGTATTAAATTAA
- the rnmV gene encoding ribonuclease M5 — MQIKEIIVVEGKDDTTAIKRAVHADTIETNGSAISEETLKRIQHAQDKRGVIVFTDPDYPGRRIRAIIEERVKGVKHAFLPKAKTIAKNGKGLGIEHAADEDIRKALQQVYTPCSIEPITDDITLEDLMTARLIGHPRAKYRRDRLGELLNIGATNGKQLHKRLKMFQITEQQFGAAVAQLDQEENNA, encoded by the coding sequence TTGCAAATAAAAGAAATCATTGTGGTTGAAGGAAAAGATGATACAACTGCCATTAAAAGAGCTGTACATGCAGATACTATAGAAACAAATGGATCAGCAATTTCAGAAGAAACGCTGAAGCGAATTCAGCATGCTCAGGATAAAAGAGGTGTCATCGTTTTTACTGATCCTGATTATCCAGGACGTCGAATTCGTGCAATTATAGAAGAGCGTGTGAAAGGGGTTAAGCATGCCTTCTTACCAAAAGCAAAAACAATTGCCAAAAACGGTAAAGGGCTTGGAATTGAGCACGCAGCAGATGAAGATATACGAAAGGCGCTCCAACAGGTCTATACGCCATGTAGTATAGAGCCGATAACTGATGATATTACATTAGAGGATTTAATGACAGCACGTTTAATTGGACATCCTCGTGCAAAATATCGTCGGGATCGTCTTGGGGAGCTATTGAATATTGGCGCAACAAATGGTAAGCAGCTTCACAAAAGATTAAAAATGTTTCAAATTACAGAACAGCAATTTGGTGCGGCTGTCGCACAGCTAGATCAGGAGGAAAACAATGCATAA
- the rsmA gene encoding 16S rRNA (adenine(1518)-N(6)/adenine(1519)-N(6))-dimethyltransferase RsmA, whose product MHKDIATPIRTQEILKKYGFSFKKSLGQNFLIDPNILRNIVSHANLTENSGAIEVGPGIGALTEHLARSAKKVVSFEIDQRLLPVLEDTLSPYNNVTIVHSDILKADVAKIIEEEMSGIEDIMVVANLPYYVTTPILMKLLNDRLPIRGFVVMMQKEVADRITAKPGTKEYGSLSIAIQYYVKADIAMTVPKTVFMPQPNVDSAVIRLIKHDEPPVKVIDEDFLFVVTRASFVQRRKTIFNNLQSGLPNGKQNKEKILEALTAVNIEPTRRGETLSIQEFGKLADALYPTFGK is encoded by the coding sequence ATGCATAAGGATATTGCAACACCAATTAGAACACAAGAAATTTTAAAAAAATATGGATTTTCATTTAAAAAAAGCTTAGGTCAAAATTTTTTAATAGATCCCAACATTTTAAGAAATATTGTTAGTCATGCAAATTTAACTGAAAATAGTGGTGCAATTGAAGTGGGTCCTGGCATTGGGGCATTGACTGAACACTTAGCTAGAAGTGCAAAAAAGGTCGTATCCTTTGAAATTGATCAACGACTTTTACCTGTATTAGAAGATACATTAAGTCCATATAATAATGTGACAATTGTACATTCAGATATTTTAAAGGCAGATGTTGCTAAAATAATTGAGGAAGAGATGTCGGGTATTGAGGATATTATGGTAGTAGCAAATTTGCCGTATTATGTGACAACACCGATTTTAATGAAATTGCTAAATGATCGTTTACCGATAAGAGGCTTTGTTGTCATGATGCAAAAGGAGGTTGCAGATCGTATAACGGCCAAACCGGGAACAAAAGAGTATGGTTCATTATCGATAGCAATCCAATATTATGTGAAGGCTGATATTGCCATGACGGTACCAAAAACTGTATTCATGCCACAACCTAATGTAGATTCTGCGGTCATTCGCTTAATTAAGCATGATGAACCCCCTGTAAAAGTGATTGATGAGGATTTCTTATTTGTCGTGACACGTGCGTCCTTTGTGCAGCGAAGAAAAACAATCTTCAATAATTTACAATCGGGTTTACCAAATGGAAAGCAAAATAAAGAGAAAATTTTAGAGGCTTTAACAGCAGTCAATATAGAGCCAACCCGTCGAGGAGAAACACTTAGCATTCAAGAGTTTGGAAAATTAGCAGATGCGCTCTATCCGACATTTGGAAAGTAA
- the veg gene encoding biofilm formation stimulator Veg, which translates to MPKTLADIKKSLDCHLGKRLQLRANGGRKKTVECAGILRETYRAIFVVELDQEDNTCKRVSYSYTDILTEAVEITFLDEAKAAVAK; encoded by the coding sequence ATGCCAAAAACTTTAGCGGACATTAAAAAGTCGTTGGATTGTCATTTGGGTAAACGTTTGCAGTTAAGAGCAAACGGAGGTCGCAAGAAAACGGTCGAGTGTGCAGGGATATTACGTGAGACATATCGTGCTATCTTTGTAGTTGAGCTTGATCAAGAGGACAATACGTGCAAGCGCGTATCGTATAGCTACACAGATATTTTAACTGAAGCAGTAGAGATTACTTTTTTAGACGAAGCGAAGGCTGCTGTCGCAAAATAG
- a CDS encoding small, acid-soluble spore protein, alpha/beta type, translated as MPRKGIMSPRLKEEIAKELGFYDVVQREGWGGIKARDAGNMVKRAIEMAERASNEQDQNK; from the coding sequence ATGCCTAGAAAAGGTATCATGTCACCTCGATTAAAAGAAGAGATCGCAAAAGAGCTTGGATTTTATGATGTTGTGCAACGAGAAGGCTGGGGCGGCATTAAAGCTCGTGACGCCGGTAATATGGTCAAACGTGCCATAGAAATGGCTGAGCGAGCAAGTAATGAGCAAGACCAAAATAAGTAG